One Bombus huntii isolate Logan2020A unplaced genomic scaffold, iyBomHunt1.1 ctg00000072.1, whole genome shotgun sequence DNA segment encodes these proteins:
- the LOC126876355 gene encoding omega-amidase NIT2-A-like, which translates to MPEIEGAKLYNTCTIWGPDGTLIAKHRKVHLFDIDIPNKITFRESDSLSPGNSLTTFDVKGCKIGIGICYDIRFEEMARIYRNKGCQMLIYPAAFNMTTGPLHWSLLQRFRANDNQLYVACISPARVP; encoded by the exons atgcctgaaatagagggcgctaaattgtacaatacctgtactatttggggtcccgatggaactttgatagcaaaacaccgaaag gtacatctattcgacatcgacattcctaataagattacttttcgagagagtgattcactcagtcctggtaactccctaacgacgttcgatgtgaagggctgcaaaataggtattggcatttgctatgatattagattcgaggaaatggcacgcatttatcggaacaaag gttgccaaatgctgatatatccagcggcattcaatatgaccactggaccactgcactggtcattacttcagcgtttcagagcgaatgataatcaattatacgttgcctgcatatcaccggctcgtgttccttaa